TCGTCACGCCGGGGGAGCGGCTGTCCTGGCCGCGGACCATCGGCCTGGGGGCGCAGCACGTCGTCGCGATGTTCGGCGCGACCTTCCTCGTCCCGCTCATCACCGGACTGCCGCCGGCGACGACGCTCTTCTTCAGCGGCGTCGGCACGATGCTCTTCCTGCTCATCACCGCGGGGCGGGTGCCGAGCTACCTCGGCAGCTCCTTCGCCTTCATCGCACCTCTCGCCGCGGCCTCCACGAGCCATGACATGCCGACCGCCCTCGGCGGCGTCGTCATGGCGGGCATCACGCTGGCCCTGCTCGGGGTCGTCGTCCAGCTCGCCGGAGACCGGTGGTTACGGGCGATCATGCCCGCCACCGTCACCGGCGCGATCGTCGCGCTCATCGGGCTCAACCTCGCGCCGAGCGCGAAGACCAACTTCATCGTCTCGCCCGTGACCGGCCTCGTGACGGTCGCCGTCATCCTGCTCGTCACCGTCGCGACACGGACCCTCTTCTCCCGCATCGCGATCCTGGTCGGTGTCGCGGCGGGCTACCTCACCGCTGTCGTTCGTGGGGAGGTCGACTTCGCCAAGGTCCAGACGGCCGACTGGCTCGGTGCCCCGACCTTCACCGCGCCCCACTTCGACATCGCCGTGGCCGGGCTCTTCATCCCCGTCGTCCTCGTCCTCGTGGCCGAAAACGTCGGGCACGTGCGGTCCGTCGCCTCGATGACGGGCGAGGACCTCGACCCGATCACCGGGCGTGCGCTCATCGCCGACGGGCTGGCGACGACCCTGGCGGGGGCTGGCGGTGGGTCCGGCACGACGACCTACGCCGAGAACATCGGGGTCATGGCGGCGACCCGGGTGTACTCGACGGCCGCCTACTGGGTCGCGGCGGTCGTCGCGCTCCTGCTGTCCTTCTCGCCCAAGTTCGGCGAGGCCATCGCGACCGTGCCCCAGGGCGTGCTCGGCGGCGCGGGCGTCGTCCTCTACGGGATGATCGGACTGCTGGGCGCCAAGATCTGGGTGGAGGCCAAGGTCGACTTCGGCAACCCGATCAACCTGATGACGGCCGCGGTCGCCCTGATCATCGGCATCGCCGACTTCACCTGGTCGGTCGGCGACCTGCAGTTCGCAGGGATCGCCCTCGGCACGGTCGCCGCGCTCGTCGGCTTCCACCTCATGCGCGGCATCAACCTCGTGACCCGAGCCGTGCCCGACCCGCTCACGCCCACCGCGTGAGCACCGGGTGAGCACCGAAGATGAAGATCTCCTCATCCAGCGCTCACCCACGGCTCATCCCGTCGGCCTAGCGTGAGGCCCATGAAGCCCAGCCCCCGCCGTCGCGTCGGCCGCGACGGAGTCCTCATCGCCGCCATGCTCTGCGTGCCCCTGCTCGTCCTGCTGGGGTTCCGGGTGGCGGCGTCACCGTCGGACCCGCCGCCCGTCGAAGAACGGTCGATCCAGCTGACCAGCGAGACCCCGTCACCGCGGCCGACCACCACCACCACGTCACCGACGAAGACCTCGACGAAGTCCTCGACGAAGACCTCATCATCCTCGACGAAGCGGCCCACGCCGACATCGTCCCCGAGCTCGACGAGGACCTCTGCGCCGAGGACCACACAACCGCCGCCCGCAGCCCCGCGCACCACGTGGACGCCCACTCGCACACCGACCTGGACGTCGCAGACCGACGTTCCGTCGTACGGTGACGATGATGACGACGACGGGGACGACGA
The genomic region above belongs to Janibacter limosus and contains:
- a CDS encoding uracil-xanthine permease family protein → MTQTDQDTETRPPFGLGWRLHGDGREVLPGEVVTPGERLSWPRTIGLGAQHVVAMFGATFLVPLITGLPPATTLFFSGVGTMLFLLITAGRVPSYLGSSFAFIAPLAAASTSHDMPTALGGVVMAGITLALLGVVVQLAGDRWLRAIMPATVTGAIVALIGLNLAPSAKTNFIVSPVTGLVTVAVILLVTVATRTLFSRIAILVGVAAGYLTAVVRGEVDFAKVQTADWLGAPTFTAPHFDIAVAGLFIPVVLVLVAENVGHVRSVASMTGEDLDPITGRALIADGLATTLAGAGGGSGTTTYAENIGVMAATRVYSTAAYWVAAVVALLLSFSPKFGEAIATVPQGVLGGAGVVLYGMIGLLGAKIWVEAKVDFGNPINLMTAAVALIIGIADFTWSVGDLQFAGIALGTVAALVGFHLMRGINLVTRAVPDPLTPTA